The genomic region cggcttcaatggtgttctttcaattatttcttgagtattctatgaCGGCGTTCTCccatcttcttatttttgtcatatataggtcttagaatgtctgaaaaaccttaaaattgtgttttttttggCTATTTAGAGTGCAATTCACGAAATCGACATGACCTaccacatgaccatgtggcAACTCGTGTGGCAGCtcatgtggctcacacgactgtgtggaaTGGTCCAGCTCGTGTGGATCATATAACTTGctctattttttaagttttcactcgttttttgctcattttgctcccaaatgctctcttaagtataaaaacatgaatttaaaggattgaGAGCACAAAATTCACCATcaacatcgaataatcaccaaaaaacacattaagaatgagattaaaacatgttacctTTAGCAGTTATCAACCCACCACACAATTGTGTCGTTGGACTCTCAGCTTGTTCTTCCGTTCTAGCCTCTCTAACAGGAACATACGTTAACCTCTGAAGGCTTTCATTTTTCCTTACAAACTTAGCATATAACTCGAGAAATAGTGATCCACTGCCAATATGCATCTTCACCATCGCCTCCAACCCTTTCGCACCTCTAATTTCAAAAGCGTCATATCTGACGGGGTCAACCGAAGCACAGGATCAATACTTAAGGGATGATACTCTCACGTGGTTAGATCCGACGATTTTCTGCTTAATTCTTTTTTGAAGTTCTGGCAAGTCAATTTGCTGGTTAAAAGCTAACCGCGCTCTGTTCTTTGATAAAAAAACGACACCATTCTCAGTGTCATGCACTTCATTGTCGTAGTAAACAATGACATTAATTCGTCCACTCATTTTCAGACTTAGATAAGTTGTTCCATATGTTCGAAACAAAAACATCATGTAGAGAAATAGTGTTGTAATTAAATATGAACAACAAAAATCAATCCTTactttaaacaaataaattgctTCAACTTATGCCTTATGTGTGAATTTCTCCTCTTTTGATCTTCTTACAATTTTTCTTTGCTCGTAAATGGATTATGCCACTCGATGCTAAATTAAAATGGTTTTATAGACCAGAGGTGACTCGTAGTTGATTCAAAAAATTCCCTAGGCCTACTGGGGAGTTGAAAGTTGTAAAGAGAAAACACTCCAAGTAGGATACGCTATCAACAAAAGCACTGAAAGAGCGTCTAGCTAGAAGCGTTTTCAGTACCATGTCAGCTGAAAAAGCTTCCAGGTGGATGCACTTTTACTGCTTCTGATGACAGTGCGTCCTACTTGAAGCATTTCTCTCTATAAATTTCAACTCCAGCCTTATTCCAAGAAACCCATTATATATCCCGATATTCCCGGGATATATTTTCTAAACCTCACTGTTTGAAAATAATAGATAAGAGAATAAATAATTTGCTgcaaaaatggattaaaataatattaacgaagcaaaaaaaattaataactaatatttcatTGTTGCTGAGAAAACCGAAGTTTCGATtatgaattcaattcaattttccaatttaaatATACAGTTGGtgtaaatacaatatttttaattttaaaataaattattattattcaacatctcaaaaattattacaaaataattaaaaatctcaaaaaacactaaaccttacttttaaatattcaaaccctaaccctaaaaaccAATAagcctaattttaaaataaaaaataaagtattgaAAAAATCAGGTGAAAAACACTTCTAACCGAGAGCGTTTTTCAAACATTTATCGGTAGATTAATCCCATAAAGTtctgaattaaaaaaaaaatttggagaaaaCAAATATGAGGTGGCAGAATACGAGTGGGAAATGGCAACAAAACTGATACAAAATGGGTAAAAGAGGTCGAAATGCAGTACTCTCATAGCTTCCCTCCTTTTATCCGCTTTACAAGAAACCCTCATAAATCTTTTTGGCTTTGGCGCTCTCTCCCTCTTTCTCTCCATCAGTATTAGCAAACAAAGGACGTTTTGTTGCACTCCATTTCCCATAACTTTCCGGTACAATTACAATCTCCCTTTGTTTATTATACACTGTCTTGTTCTTTACTTTTCTATGGTTTCCATTTATCTTCGCTCTTTTTGGGTTTGTATCTGTTTTGCTTTTTAAACAATTTGAGGAAAGCTAGgaagaattgaattgaatcattGACATTGATTATCCAGTTCAGGGTAAAgttaaaaaaggaagaaaaaagaaaaagaaaaaacactaGTTCAAGTTTCTTTTAGGTTAATATGAGTAAGCCTCGTTACGGAGAATTTGCTTGCCAAGTTTTTCTTGTTATTCAATTGTCACCCATTTATTGTGCTTCTTAGTTGCATCAGAATTTGCTTACGGATGCCATTGTTGTGAGCTAGGATTTGCTAAAATGAATTTCTCTAatagttaatgaaaattttcattgtcTTGAAATTTAATTCTCAAAACTAATTTTGTGGAATGTTGTttttgttattaacttttttaCCCATATCTTGTGCTTCTTGGTTGCATCAGGATTGAGTTATAGGTGCCAGTTTTGGGAGCTAGAATTGGCTAACATGAATTTCTAACTCAGATAACGGtttctgaaaattttcattGTCTCGAAAATTAATTCTCAAAAGTCAAAACTAATTTTGTGGAAAGCTTTGatctttttttaacttatttgttaaattattagaaTAATAGAGTTGAAATAGTTCAAATAGCTTTTATGACACTGTCTATCTGCCAACAAGAATTAGAAATTAAGAATTCCTTAACAATGAGAAGGTGTAACTGCAAATGGGGTTGACTTAATGCttgattgttttaattttttctggCCCGTAAATCCTTGTCTTGTTAAGTTGGTGGTTTGATCTTATTTTTATTGGCTTGGCATATCTATTGCATGATAACTGATAAGAATTGATGTGTTCAAATAAATGCAATTTCTGAGCATTTGGACAATTCTCATTCCATTCCCAGGGTGCCCCAAGGTTTTATAAGCATTTCTTTTCACCCCTTGGCTTTCTGAACAAGAAAAATTGATAGTAGTTCTGACTGATGTCTTGCAATATCATGATAACTTCTTTTTACTTTCAGTGGGTGGGATGCAATAGATTTTTCGAGAATTATAAATCAATCCTTTTGAAATATAGTAGATTAAGAGATTTTGGAACACATTAATTGATTCTATGATGCAAGTCATTGTCGGTACACAACTAACAAAACTTGGAGAATGCATATATCTTATCAATATCATCATGATTCATAACCGAAACACTTTCTGTATGATAGATGAAAGGAGCTTCAACAGATAGGGGCTTCGGGATATACATAAGGATCTAGAAATGGGACAAAAGGAGTCATATTGGATTAATGGGTATTTTGGTAAATGGAAGTTCTTTGTCCCTCCGAGACGATCACCATCCACTGCAAAAGTCAAGCAAAGGATTAGGAGTTCAAATTTATAatctatttattaataattttggtgCATCTTGGAGCTCTTGAGCAATGGAGCCTGTGGAGCACCACTTGGAGAGTTGCTCTTGGTCTGCTTCACGTTATCggctttgttttatttcctatTACCTTATTGGTGCTGAGCAATGGAAAGGACTTTCCGGTGCTAACTTCAATTGCAAATTGTGATTCTTCAAAAAGGGTTAATTTTCTGTTTGACATTTTTGTGCAGTGACTTGTGACCACAACTTTATATCTCTTGCATCAACAAATGGCAAGTCGTTCTTCTCGCACTATATATGTTGGTAACCTACCTCTGGATGTCAAAGAGTGGGAGATTGAAGACCTGTTCTACAAGGTTTGTTCATTTagtcttttctttgttttgtacTTTACTAAAGCAAAGAGAAGAAACGAGAATACCATAGACTGATTCTGTTTATTTTGGTCAAAGTGCTTCTTATCTGATCTTGGTCGGTTGAGTTAGACTTTTTAGTTGGCCTTTGATTCTGTTAATCTCTTTTATGATTCTTAAAGTTTCCAAAACATGTTACTAAAACAGTTAAAGAGTAATTTGTGTGAAAATTATTCACTACGTCATTTGCCTActtcaaaggataaaattttatccTGGTAAAGAAAAGCTACATTTGTTTGTGTTATGCACCCTTAGATAGGCATCATGCATGATTTTCACATTTTGCCATAATCTACACTGTCTGCTTCAGCGTTTATATTGTTCTTGCGGCAAAAGTTTCTTCTTGATTGCTCTTGTTCAACCTAATTTGTGCTATTGAAGAACTTTAAATCTCTTTTTATTTAGCTGTTATCATCAGCGCTTGAAAGGTTCTAGTTTTTTCTATCATCTTCCAACTGTTCGTAGAATATCGGCCTTTGGGAACTTTTAATATGACTTTTGCGAACTACAGTATGGGCACATTTTGGATATAGAATTGAAGCTTCCTTCCCGTCCTCCTGGTTTCTGTTTTGTGGAGGTATGCATCTTACATCAAGACATTTTTTGAGCAATTTTTTCTTGTGCCTATTACTAAGCTGGTGTTGTTTGCAGTTTGAGGACCCTTTGGATGCTGAAGATGCAATTAGGGGTCGAGATGGCTATAATTTTGATGGGTGTCGTATCAGGGTAATTGACTTTTAACTACTATATTATGATTATGTAGCCCTTGTTCCCTAAATGGATTCTTATTTTACCCATGAATCAGGTTGAACTTGCCCATGGTGGTAGAGGGCAATCTTCTCGACATGATTATGGTGGGGGCAGTAGCAGAGGTGGTAGAGGACGATTTAGTGTTTCTCATCGGTCTGAGTTTCGAGGTGAAACTTACATACTCACTTTTTAAAGTTCATTTTACAGTTTCAGACTTTCAGTCCTTATATTTCACTATGATCTCTCCGGTTGTTTTTTTCCCTTGTAACACATTGACAGTTTGTTCACTGTGATTTAGTTGTTGTTCGCGGGCTGCCTTCTTCTGCTTCATGGCAAGATCTAAAGGTGAGGTTTTTCCAACTTCTTCTAAATCAAGGTTCCTCTCATGTGGATCTGATAAGTTACAATCTCATGAATTTATGTTAGGATCACATGCGTAAGGCTGGAGATGTATGCTTTGCTGAAGTCCATCAAGATGGTGATGGTATGAGATCTAATTAGGTTCACTTACTATTTTCATGTTACACCCATCATATCTATCtggttttgcattttattttatattttcaga from Gossypium raimondii isolate GPD5lz chromosome 1, ASM2569854v1, whole genome shotgun sequence harbors:
- the LOC105786021 gene encoding serine/arginine-rich splicing factor SR34A; this translates as MASRSSRTIYVGNLPLDVKEWEIEDLFYKYGHILDIELKLPSRPPGFCFVEFEDPLDAEDAIRGRDGYNFDGCRIRVELAHGGRGQSSRHDYGGGSSRGGRGRFSVSHRSEFRVVVRGLPSSASWQDLKDHMRKAGDVCFAEVHQDGDGAMGIVDYTNYDDMKYAIRKLDDSEFRNPFARAYIRVNCYEASPRRGQSQSRSHIKSPRGNQRSVSKSRSPSPARLSRSRSRSN